Proteins encoded together in one Quercus lobata isolate SW786 chromosome 3, ValleyOak3.0 Primary Assembly, whole genome shotgun sequence window:
- the LOC115980690 gene encoding stemmadenine O-acetyltransferase-like, with amino-acid sequence MKLEVELISNENIKPSSPTPTHLRYYQLSFLDQIFPLMYVPFLFFYSQNDAYSKISTNPAKSFSNVLKKSLSDVLTRYYPLAGRIRDNLVVDCNDEGVLYREAQVKCELSDIVTNPNPAEFKKFLPCNIDDTHHFAFAVQVNYFTCGGITIGACISHKIADGTSFIMFMKTWAATARGDSNIYPQFQASTLFPPTSTLSGFQPENSMIKEKLVLKRFVFSSTSVVALIEKYGESSDLECPLHPSRVEALSVFLWSRYVAATQANIGPKKLNMVLFAVNLRTRMDPPLPRNFFGNIFRLATVLLSSEERSGLVGKVRAAIRKIDNEYVKKLQDHAQHLNFLKEAGGKVLTEDVVPFNFSSWCRFPMYEVDFGWGNPMWIGLVSLPFKNVVVFIDTKSGDGIEAWVNLKEEDMTKFEGDTELLAYASTTSLSNA; translated from the coding sequence ATGAAGCTTGAGGTGGAATTAATCTCGAACGAGAATATCAAACCATCTTCACCAACTCCCACCCATCTTCGCTATTATCAGCTTTCCTTTCTCGACCAAATATTCCCCCTTATGTATGTTccatttctcttcttctactCACAGAATGATGCTTACTCTAAAATCAGTACCAATCCTGCCAAATCGTTCTCTAATGTGCTCAAGAAATCATTGTCCGACGTCTTAACGCGTTACTACCCTTTAGCTGGCCGCATTAGAGACAATCTTGTCGTAGATTGCAACGATGAAGGCGTGTTGTATCGTGAAGCCCAAGTCAAGTGCGAGCTTTCAGATATTGTTACAAATCCAAATCCTGCAGAGTTCAAGAAATTTCTTCCATGCAATATTGATGACACACACCATTTTGCCTTTGCTGTTCAAGTCAACTACTTCACTTGTGGTGGTATTACCATTGGTGCATGCATTTCCCACAAGATTGCTGATGGCACATCCTTTATCATGTTTATGAAAACTTGGGCAGCCACAGCTCGAGGTGATAGTAATATATATCCCCAATTTCAAGCATCAACTCTCTTTCCTCCTACAAGTACTTTATCTGGGTTTCAACCGGAAAATAGTATGATAAAAGAGAAGCTTGTATTAAAGAGGTTTGTGTTTAGTTCTACTTCAGTAGTGGCTCTTATAGAAAAATACGGAGAAAGCTCAGACTTAGAATGCCCATTACACCCCAGCCGTGTTGAGGCCTTATCAGTCTTTTTATGGAGCCGATATGTAGCTGCTACACAAGCAAACATTGGGCCTAAAAAGCTCAACATGGTGCTTTTTGCAGTGAATTTACGAACAAGGATGGATCCACCATTgcctagaaatttttttggaaatatcttCCGGCTTGCAACAGTCCTTCTGTCTAGTGAAGAGAGGAGTGGCCTTGTGGGCAAAGTGAGAGCCGCGATAAGAAAAATAGACAATGAGTATGTGAAAAAGTTACAGGACCACGCTCAACACTTGAATTTTCTCAAAGAGGCTGGTGGAAAAGTCCTGACAGAAGATGTAGTTCCATTCAATTTCAGTAGTTGGTGCAGGTTCCCTATGTATGAAGTGGACTTTGGTTGGGGAAATCCCATGTGGATTGGTCTGGTTAGCTTGCCTTTCAAGAACGTTGTTGTATTTATAGACACCAAAAGTGGGGATGGAATAGAGGCATGGGTTAACTTAAAAGAGGAAGACATGACTAAATTTGAAGGTGACACAGAGCTCCTTGCATATGCTTCCACCACCTCCTTATCAAATGCTTGA